A region from the Candidatus Nezhaarchaeota archaeon genome encodes:
- a CDS encoding uridylate kinase, giving the protein IEEVRRSLGGAKGADVTGGMLHKVEVLYRLARRGYPSIIVNGLKPRLLLKAILGEPCEGTVIEA; this is encoded by the coding sequence ATAGAGGAGGTTAGGAGGAGCCTTGGGGGAGCTAAGGGGGCGGACGTCACGGGGGGCATGCTCCACAAGGTGGAGGTCCTCTACAGGCTGGCTCGTAGAGGCTACCCATCTATAATAGTGAACGGCCTCAAGCCGCGCCTACTATTAAAGGCGATCCTCGGCGAGCCCTGCGAGGGAACGGTCATTGAGGCGTGA
- the udg gene encoding type-4 uracil-DNA glycosylase: MEDIARRVAECKRCELWRTRTNVVVGEGSLRPKVVFIGEAPGRNEDLQGRPFVGAAGQLLTELLEGIGLTRGEVYIANVLKCRPPDNRDPLPGEVEACTPFLDEQLEVLRPSVISTLGRFSTAYVFSKAGMSFTSMSKVRGRVFQVELLGFRASLLPTYHPAAALYYPRLKQALAEDFRKLASLLAPPREARPVDLSRFM, from the coding sequence ATGGAGGACATAGCGAGGAGGGTGGCTGAGTGTAAGCGCTGCGAGCTCTGGAGGACTAGGACTAATGTAGTAGTAGGCGAGGGGTCGCTTAGGCCCAAGGTGGTCTTCATAGGCGAGGCCCCGGGGAGGAACGAGGACCTCCAAGGGAGGCCCTTCGTGGGGGCGGCTGGACAGCTGCTCACGGAGCTCCTTGAGGGCATCGGGCTTACGAGGGGGGAGGTCTACATAGCCAACGTCTTAAAGTGTAGGCCCCCCGATAACAGGGACCCCCTGCCAGGGGAGGTTGAGGCCTGCACGCCCTTCCTAGATGAGCAGCTAGAGGTGCTTAGGCCCTCGGTTATATCTACGCTAGGCCGCTTCTCCACCGCCTACGTCTTCTCGAAGGCGGGGATGAGCTTCACGAGCATGTCTAAGGTGAGGGGGAGGGTGTTTCAAGTAGAGCTCCTAGGCTTTAGGGCGAGCCTGCTACCCACCTACCACCCAGCCGCGGCGCTGTACTACCCGAGGCTCAAGCAAGCCTTGGCCGAGGACTTTAGGAAGCTCGCGTCCCTCCTCGCGCCCCCGCGTGAGGCTAGGCCGGTGGACTTAAGCCGCTTCATGTGA